In Dictyoglomus sp. NZ13-RE01, the sequence TTAAAGTACCATCATATTGTTGTGGAGAAGAAGGAGCTTCACCTTGAGACAAGCTTTGGAATAAATCCAAAACCTTTCTCCAATTCTCTAAATTTTGAGGATCTAAAGGAGAAAGACTTATAGATAAATTTCCTCCTAAACCTAATAAGGAGCTTTTTTCTAATCCTGCAGGATTCCAAAGAAAGGAAAAGCTTGGATCTGATAGAGCGGTAACAGCCCCTCCAAGACCAAGAGCCCTGGAATCAAAAAGAAGTTCAGGAGAAAGATTTGGAACAATATTAGAGGCAAAAGATACTGAGAATAAAAATATTGTAACTAAGGCAAAAAGTTTGATAAGCCTCATTTTGATACCTCCTTTTTAATTTATTATTTTATTACTATTTTACTACTATATTATGTATTTTGCTGTGATTAATATCACAAAAATTAAGAATAAACAAATTTGGAAAAAAGTGGTAAAATATACATGGATAAATTTTTTAATAGAATGTAAAAATCTCAAGGAGGAGTTTGAAAATGGAAGAAATAAAAGTACCGATTGGAGTCTCTGCAAGACATATCCATCTATCAATGGAGGATAAAGAAAAACTTTTTGGAGTTGGTTACAAATTAACCCCAAGAAATCCCTTATCACAACCTGGTCAATTTGCTTGTGAGGAAGAGGTGGAGGTAATAGGTCCTAAAGGAAGAAGTCTTAAATTAAGGATCTTAGGACCAGAAAGAAAAGCAACTCAAGTAGAAATATCTCTTACTGATGCGATTTTCTTAGGCTTAAATCCACCCGTAAGAGATTCTGGAGATATTGAAGGAACTCCAGGGATAAAGGTTATAGGTCCCAAAGGAGAGATTGAGCTACCAAAAGGAGTTATTATTGCCTGGAGACATATCCATACTCCTACAGAAATTGCTGAAAAGTTGGGATTAGTAGACAAACAACTTGTTAAGGTAAGACTTGGTAAAGAAAGAGCCCTTATATTTGAGAATGTTCTAATAAGAGTTAGTGATAAGTTTGCCTGGGAACTACACATAGATACTGATGAGGCAAATGCAGCTATGGTCAGAACAGGAGATATTGCAACATTAATTTTAGAAGACGCAAGAGAAAAGATATTGCTAAAATAGGCACCTTTATTTAAAAACAAAACATATTAGCATAAAAAGGGGGGACTCAAACATCTTAGAGTCCCCCCTTTTTATGTTATAATTTTAAAATATAAAAATACAAGAAGGAGGTTTAGTGTATGCGAAGGTTTTTGGGACTCCTGATATTCTTAGTATTCTTAATCTCCTTTACTTTTGCAGAATCAATTCCCCTAACCAAAGTAAAAATCATGCCACCCCATGAAAAACTCATTGAAAAAAAGGTTAAGCTTCCTACCCTACCTGAAGTAACACCCGTGAGTATACCAAAGGGAACTAAAATTTATGGCGTAATTGAAAAAGCGGTAGCTATTGGAAAAGCCATTGTAATTCCCGTAGAGTTTACTGATAAACCAAGACAACCTGAAGATGTAATACCCTCAAACTACTTTGATATTCTTTTTAATAGTATCGGAGCAGATTGGAGCTCAATTAACCCTTATAATGTTGGAAGTGTTAAAGAATTCTACTTAGAAAACTCCTATAATCAATTCAATGTAACAGCAACAGTCCTTCCCTGGTATACTGCCCAAAATACCTACACTTACTATATAAACGATGGAAATTATGGATTTAATGGTGGAGTATTTGTTTTAGTAAAAGAGGTTCTTCAACACGCAGTAGATTCTGGATATGATTTAAGAAATTACGATGTAGTTTTTGTTATTCACTCAGGTCAAGGTGCAGAATGGACTGGAGATCCAAATGACATATGGTCCCATGCATCTACTGTCTATGTAAATATTAATGAACAAAAGGTCCCCATAAGATACTCTATTGAGCCCGAATATATGGAAGATTATGATGCCCAAGGAAATCCAGTAATTGTTCCTTCAACAGTGGGAGTATTTGTTCATGAAATGGGACACTCCTTTGGAGATCTTCCAGACCTTTATGATAGAGACTACTCCTCTTATGGTCTTGGAAGATGGAGCTTGATGGCAGGAGGATCTTGGAATGGTCCAGCAGGACCTGGTGGATATGCAATAGGTGGAGGACCTTCTCACTTCGATGCCTGGAGTAAGATTCAACTTGGATGGGTAACTCCCATTATACCCACAGATAATTTAACAAACGTTATAATTCCACCTGTAGAAACAAACCCAGTAGTTTATATGCTTTGGACTGATGGACAAATTGGAGATCAATATTTCCTACTCGAAAATAGGCAAAAAATTGGATTTGATACTTATCTAAGAGGAGAAGGGCTTCTCATTTACCATGTAGATGAGAAAATGCGAGGAACCCAAAATGATAATGAATGGTATCCAGGACTTGATCCCTCAAGGCATTATTTAGTAGCTTTAGAACAGGCAAATGGACTTTGGCAATTAGAAAAAAGACTAAGTTCTGGAAATGCAGGACATCCATATCCTGGCTCCACAAATAATACTACTTTTGATGAAAATAGCACTCCAAACAGCAAAGCTTATGGAGAAATTCCTACCACTGTTGCTGTAAGAAATATTGCTGTCTCTGGAGATGATATTACTTGTGATATTTATGTAAAATCTACTCAGGCACCTAATACTCCAAGTTTTGTAAGCCATATTGCATGGTCTGGAGATAATCCTCTTACAGTAAGACCTCTCTTTAAATGGGAAACTCCCTATGCTACAAATTACAAGCTTCAAGTTGCAACTGATCCAGATTTTACAGATTTAGTAATAGACATTAATACCCAAGATACAACATATAGACCTTCTCTTTCTGAAATGCTAAATCTTGGAACTACCTACTACGCAAGAATAAGAGCAGAAAATGCCAGTGGAACTTCAGATTGGTCTGTAAAATCCTTTACTACTCCAACAAACTTAGAAGCACTTCTTGTTGCTGATGATGGTGGAGAATTTGGAATTGCTCCTTATTTAGAGAATGCTCTTTCTGATGCAGGAGTAACATACAATATAATTGATGTGTTCAAGGATAGTGTAGTACCATCCGCACAATATATGGGCTCATATGATTGGGTAATGTGGGCAGGAGATTGGGGTGCAATATATGATCCTTCTGTGCAAAGTGAAATTATGACTTACCTTGATAATGGTGGGAAACTCTTTATTACAAGCCAAGACTTAGGTTGGGCATCTTCCGCAGGATATGTAAGCTCTACTTTCTACAACGGCTATCTAAAAGCACAGTTTGTACAAGATAGTACGGATATTTATTCCATAAAAGGAGTTAATGGAACAACCTTTGAAGGATTAGTCTTTAATTTAAATACTTTAAACTCTGCACAAAACCAAGCATATCCTGATGAGATTGATCCACTTTCTGGAGCTCAAGCCCTATTAGTATATAATCCAGAAGGGGTTTCTCCAATTGCTCCTGAAATTAAACTTCCAGAAAAAATTAAAGAGCAAAAAGCTCCTTTAATAGTAAATAAAGCTATAGCATCCTCTGGAACTGCTGGGCTAATATATGTAGATCCAAATAAACATTACAGAGTCGTATATTTTGCCTTTGGACTTGAAGGAGTAGACACTTCAGTTAACGAGGTAATATTAAGAAAGGTAAGAGAACTATTTCTTGATACACAGAATCCTAACCTAACATTCACAGTAACTTCATCCTTTAATCCTAATAATAATGAGACATGCAATATCAATGGTACTGTTTCTGATGATTTAGGATATGCTTACCTCACTATTCAAGTTTATGATACTGTAAACGGAGTAAAGAATAATCTTGTTAAAACAATCACTAATAATGTAAAAGTCAATAACGGAAGCTTCACCTATACTTGGGATGGTAAGGATGAAAGCGGAAAGGTACTTCCCAATGGAAAATATATAATTGAAGCAACTGCAAAGGATGAATTATATAACACGATAATAAAGACTGCATCTACCACTATATCTTCTAATCTACCTCTATCCTTTGCAAATGTTACTAAGTTTACAAAATCCTTCAATCCAAAAGAAGGTCCAGCGGAGATATACTTCAATATCACTCAAGATGCAAAAGTAAAGTTTGTAGTATACAACCTTGCTGGAGAAAAAGTATATGAACAAGATTTAGGAGATCTTTCTGCTGGAAATTACAAGGTAGTATGGGAAGGAATAAACTGGAAAGGAATAACCTTACCAAATGGTCTCTATCTATTCCAGCTTGTAGCAAAATCCTCTCAAGGCGAAGTAAGAATAAATAGGTTTATTGGAATATTGAAATAAAATTAGGGGAGGAAAAATCCTCCCCTTTCATAAATCTATTAAGAAGGAGGATTGGAGTTAATGAGGAAAGTTATCTTACTGAGTTTTATAATTGTGATTCTTCTAATATCTCAAAGTTTTGCAAGTTTTCCTCCTATGCTTCTAAATGCAAGGGCAGTAGGATTAGGCGAAGCATACTCCGCTCTTTCCGATGATTGGGGAGCTTTAGTATACAATCCTGCAGGCTTAACCTATGTAGATAAAATTAATGTTGGTTTTACCCACTTAGAAATGCCAGAATCTTGGACAAGGGTTGAATTTTTAGGAGGAGTATTACCTCTAAACAAAATTTCCTTGGGATTTGGTGCATCTCTTAAAAGTATTGCAAACTCTGAAGAACTTTTATTTCCTTTCTCTGAAAACGCCTTCCAAGTCAGCGTAGCAAGTAAAGTTATGCCAAACTTAAGTTTAGGCGCTACTTTATATCTCTATCTAACCACATTAGATACAGGTTCTGCTCAAGGTTTTGGTGTAGACTTAGGAGCAATATACGAATTAAATCCTAATATAAATCTTTCATTAGCTCTATATAATCCTGTTAGCTATTTAAAATGGTCCACAGGTACAGTAGAAAATGTAGAAAGAAAAGATGTAGTTTTAGGAGGAATGTTTAAATTAAATTTAGGAAATATTCCTCTTAAATTTTTAGCGGATGTTTCTCTTCTTGAAAAGATAAACTTTTTAAATAGAGTTCATGTTGGAACAGAGGTAAATTTCCTTCCATTCTTAACTCTAAGAACAGGATATGATGGGGCAAAAGAAGGTGTAACTTTTGGTTTAGGCGTAAACTTTTCAAATTTGAATTTTGACTATGCCTTTTTATATACTCAGGCACTAACACCTCAACATGTAATCAGCTTATCTGGAAAATTTTAAGAGATTGGGGGCAAATTTGCCCCCAATCCTTAATGTCTTTTTAGCCATTCATAAATAGTATTATAAAATCTTTCAGAATGTTCCTCATCCTCAAATAATTCGTGGTATCCTCCTTCAAATTTTACTAATGCTTTATCCTGAGAGGTTAGCTTTTCAAAAAATTCTATACTTCCTTTAGGTGGTGTAATTTTGTCTGCAGTTCCTATTAATATTAAAACAGGAACTTTTATCTCTTTTGCCTTCTGATGAGCAATCTCTATATTTTTAGCCATTGAATTTCCAAGCCTAAAAGAGATCTTATCATGAACAAGAGGATCCTTTATATATTTTTCTACTGCATTCCTATTTCTTGATAATTGACTTGTGTCTAATCCATTACTTATAGTTCTATGAGGGGTAAGCTTGCTAAAAATCTCCACAAATTTTCTCAAAAAAGGAGATACTTCCACATATAATGCAGGAGAAGAAACAACTAAAGATTTTATTTTACCTCCTCTCTCCTCAACATATCTTACTGCTATCAATCCACCAAGGCTATGTCCAAATATGTGAAATTCTCCTAAATCTTTTGTTAAATCATCAATGATACTAATTACCTCTTCAATATCTGTATCTCCCCTTATTCCATCACTTCTTCCATGACCTGGCAAATCAAAGCCTATAACACCAAAACCTAAATCCTCCAAATCTTTTATCATCTTTTCATATCTTCCTATATGTTCTCCTAATCCATGCACTATCAACACCCATCCATTCTCAGGTTTTCCTCTTCTAAAAGAGTAAATCATAAAAACCCTCCTCAAATCATGTTTTTAATATATTATAAATCAAGATTAAAAAATTTTTAAAAATATTTTTCTTATATTATGCTATACTTACTCTGAGAAATAAAATTTTAGGGAGGTTTAAAAAGATGCCATTAGTAAGTACAAAGGAAATGTTCAAAAAATGTTATGGTAAATATGCGATAGGTGCTTTTAATGTAAATAATATGGAGATATTACAAGGAGTAATAGAAGCAGCAAAAGAAGAAAAAGCCCCATTAATTCTACAGATCTCAAAAGGAGCAAGGAACTATGCAAAACTTGTTTACCTAATGAAACTTGTAGAAGCAGCTATGGAGGATGCGCCAGATATACCTATTTGTGTCCACTTAGATCATGGAGACTCCTTTGAGCTTTGTAAAGAGGTTATTGATGCTGGATTTACATCTGTTATGATCGATGGATCTCATTTACCTTTTGAGGAAAACGTAGCATTAACAAAGAAAGTTGTAGAATATGCCCATCCAAGAGGAGTTGTTGTGGAAGGAGAGCTTGGAAAACTCAAGGGAATTGAAGAGCATGTAGTTTCTGCTGAGGACGTTTTCACAGATCCTGATGAGGCAGTAAAATTTGTAGAACTTACAGGAGTAGACTCCCTAGCTATTTCAATTGGTACAAGCCATGGAGCTTATAAGTTTAAGGGAGAACCAAAACTTGATTTTGACAGATTACAAGAGATTGCTAAGAGACTTCCAGGATTTCCATTAGTTTTACATGGTGCCTCTTCTGTTCCTCAGGATTTGGTAGAAAAAGCCAATAAATATGGTGCAAAAATTGGAGGAGCAAGGGGAGTTCCTGAAGAGATGATAAGAAAGGCAACAACCATGGGAATTTGCAAGGTTAACATCGATACTGATTTAAGACTTGCCTTAACAGCTACTTTAAGAGAGCAATTTTACCTTCATCCAGAAGAATTTGATCCAAGAAAATATTTAGGACCAGCCCGTGAAGCCATTAAAGAGGTGGTAAAGCACAAATTAAGAGATGTCCTTGGGTGTAGTGGGAAGGCGGAAGAGATTTTACAATCTAAATAAAATAAAGGAGGGGATTAATCCCCTCCTTTTAAACTCTTAAACCAATCTAAACCTTTCCCCATCAATACACCAAATCCCATTTTATCCCGTATGTTCAATGCTATATTGGAAATTGAATAATCTATGTGATTAAAATCACAAAAATTCTGTGACAAATCTCACTGATCTTCCTTTACAAGCATTCTATAAAATAATAGAATAATATTGTTAAAAGAGGTGAAAAGGAATGAAAAGATTATTTCTTACATTGATTTTTATTGCATTTTTAATATCCATTACCTTTGCTCAAGGGAGCGATGAGTATGAAGCAAAATCCCTTGGTATGGGAGAGGTTTTTGTTACCTTAGATGGGAATGGTGAGACTTACTTCTTTAATCCTGCTACTTTAGTCCTCAAAAAATATCCACAACTTTCTCTATCCTTTGATTATCCATACAAAGATAACCTAAATCTAAAACTAAACTACTTCTATCCTTCTACTTCCTTTTTTGCCATCTCTGTTAATTTAATCTATGATATAGAAAATAATTCTTATAACTTTGAAAACTGGAAAGGAGGAATAGCTTTTCCTCTAACCCCAAATCTATCTTTTGGCACAAGTTTCCAATTTTTAAAAGAGGAAAATTCCCTAAAAGGAAATTTAGGATTAATGATAAATTTATGGGGAACAATAAGAGCAGGTCTCGTAGGTTATGGATATACTGTTAAAAAGGTTTCTGACAAAGAGTATCTTTTGACATTGCCTGAGGGCTATGCTATAGGTCTAAGCCTTAAGCCTTTTAGTAGTACAAGTTTATATGTAGATTTAGTAGACGTGGTGAATTATAATAAAGAAAATAGCTGGGAATATCTAAGATTTGGATTAGAACAATGGATAGGTAACTTTTTAGCCCTCAGATGGGGCTCTATTGGTGATATAACCAATCCATTGAATTATACTTTGGGAGTCGGATTAAGACTAAATATATTACAGATTGACTTTGCTACTCTTTTAGGACCAATTATAAATCAACAGGAATCTAATAACCAAAAGTATAAGATAACAGGAAGTATAAGATTTTAGTAATCAATGCCCCATCTTGCAGGTATGCCCTTTTGATATGGGTGTTTTATTTCTCTCATTTCTGTAACAAGGTCTGCCAATTCTAAGACTTCTTTTGGCATTCCCCTGCCTGTTAGTATTATCTCTACATGTTCTGGCTTATTCTTTAAAACGCTTAATAAATCCTCCAATGGTATTAATTTTAAATTTAATGCCCAACTTATTTCATCTAATATTACTATATCAAAACTTCCATTTATTATTTCTTTTTTTACTCTTTCCCATCCCTTAGTGACAATCTCTTTATCTAATTCTGTAGGTCCTTCTTTTCCAATAAAACATTCTCCGCAACCAATACAAGAAATAATATTATCCCTTATCGCAGATGAAAACTTACAATCTCTACCAAATTGCCAATAGGTAAAATTTGGTAAGTATTTTGATGAAAATAACTCTCCAGTAAAACTATTTCCCTTTACAAACTGTGCAAAGAGAATTGATAAACCATGACCTATACTTCTCAAAGCCTGTCCTAAGGCAGAAGTAGTTTTACCCTTTCCATCTCCCAAATATACCTGGATAAGCCCTTTTTCTATTCTCAATTTATCTAAACCTACGCCAACTTTACATAGTAAACCTTATTTATATTCTCAATAGATTTTAACTCACTAATTACCTCTTGGGATACCTCATTATCAATGATTAAAACCATTACAGCTTCTCTTCCAATCTCCTTCCTTCCCACCTGCATAGCAGCAATATTAATATCATTCTTTC encodes:
- a CDS encoding lysophospholipase; the protein is MIYSFRRGKPENGWVLIVHGLGEHIGRYEKMIKDLEDLGFGVIGFDLPGHGRSDGIRGDTDIEEVISIIDDLTKDLGEFHIFGHSLGGLIAVRYVEERGGKIKSLVVSSPALYVEVSPFLRKFVEIFSKLTPHRTISNGLDTSQLSRNRNAVEKYIKDPLVHDKISFRLGNSMAKNIEIAHQKAKEIKVPVLILIGTADKITPPKGSIEFFEKLTSQDKALVKFEGGYHELFEDEEHSERFYNTIYEWLKRH
- a CDS encoding propanediol utilization protein encodes the protein MEEIKVPIGVSARHIHLSMEDKEKLFGVGYKLTPRNPLSQPGQFACEEEVEVIGPKGRSLKLRILGPERKATQVEISLTDAIFLGLNPPVRDSGDIEGTPGIKVIGPKGEIELPKGVIIAWRHIHTPTEIAEKLGLVDKQLVKVRLGKERALIFENVLIRVSDKFAWELHIDTDEANAAMVRTGDIATLILEDAREKILLK
- a CDS encoding protease, whose protein sequence is MRRFLGLLIFLVFLISFTFAESIPLTKVKIMPPHEKLIEKKVKLPTLPEVTPVSIPKGTKIYGVIEKAVAIGKAIVIPVEFTDKPRQPEDVIPSNYFDILFNSIGADWSSINPYNVGSVKEFYLENSYNQFNVTATVLPWYTAQNTYTYYINDGNYGFNGGVFVLVKEVLQHAVDSGYDLRNYDVVFVIHSGQGAEWTGDPNDIWSHASTVYVNINEQKVPIRYSIEPEYMEDYDAQGNPVIVPSTVGVFVHEMGHSFGDLPDLYDRDYSSYGLGRWSLMAGGSWNGPAGPGGYAIGGGPSHFDAWSKIQLGWVTPIIPTDNLTNVIIPPVETNPVVYMLWTDGQIGDQYFLLENRQKIGFDTYLRGEGLLIYHVDEKMRGTQNDNEWYPGLDPSRHYLVALEQANGLWQLEKRLSSGNAGHPYPGSTNNTTFDENSTPNSKAYGEIPTTVAVRNIAVSGDDITCDIYVKSTQAPNTPSFVSHIAWSGDNPLTVRPLFKWETPYATNYKLQVATDPDFTDLVIDINTQDTTYRPSLSEMLNLGTTYYARIRAENASGTSDWSVKSFTTPTNLEALLVADDGGEFGIAPYLENALSDAGVTYNIIDVFKDSVVPSAQYMGSYDWVMWAGDWGAIYDPSVQSEIMTYLDNGGKLFITSQDLGWASSAGYVSSTFYNGYLKAQFVQDSTDIYSIKGVNGTTFEGLVFNLNTLNSAQNQAYPDEIDPLSGAQALLVYNPEGVSPIAPEIKLPEKIKEQKAPLIVNKAIASSGTAGLIYVDPNKHYRVVYFAFGLEGVDTSVNEVILRKVRELFLDTQNPNLTFTVTSSFNPNNNETCNINGTVSDDLGYAYLTIQVYDTVNGVKNNLVKTITNNVKVNNGSFTYTWDGKDESGKVLPNGKYIIEATAKDELYNTIIKTASTTISSNLPLSFANVTKFTKSFNPKEGPAEIYFNITQDAKVKFVVYNLAGEKVYEQDLGDLSAGNYKVVWEGINWKGITLPNGLYLFQLVAKSSQGEVRINRFIGILK
- a CDS encoding cob(I)alamin adenolsyltransferase, whose protein sequence is MRIEKGLIQVYLGDGKGKTTSALGQALRSIGHGLSILFAQFVKGNSFTGELFSSKYLPNFTYWQFGRDCKFSSAIRDNIISCIGCGECFIGKEGPTELDKEIVTKGWERVKKEIINGSFDIVILDEISWALNLKLIPLEDLLSVLKNKPEHVEIILTGRGMPKEVLELADLVTEMREIKHPYQKGIPARWGIDY
- the fba gene encoding fructose-1,6-bisphosphate aldolase, class II — translated: MPLVSTKEMFKKCYGKYAIGAFNVNNMEILQGVIEAAKEEKAPLILQISKGARNYAKLVYLMKLVEAAMEDAPDIPICVHLDHGDSFELCKEVIDAGFTSVMIDGSHLPFEENVALTKKVVEYAHPRGVVVEGELGKLKGIEEHVVSAEDVFTDPDEAVKFVELTGVDSLAISIGTSHGAYKFKGEPKLDFDRLQEIAKRLPGFPLVLHGASSVPQDLVEKANKYGAKIGGARGVPEEMIRKATTMGICKVNIDTDLRLALTATLREQFYLHPEEFDPRKYLGPAREAIKEVVKHKLRDVLGCSGKAEEILQSK